Proteins from one Bradyrhizobium amphicarpaeae genomic window:
- a CDS encoding cupin domain-containing protein: MSKGNSRSHFKSHASSRLIWPSLALAGALALSAQPAAAGECPAGKIKPNAQQMVDYKPVGVTDVTLGAIDLSKQPAHIEGRELRFRKLTIEPGGIVPWHSHDDRPALIFVQQGEIVEYASNCVDPIVHKAGDIRAEVHGTAHWWKNLGKDTVILYVGDVRRDPNDHHM, encoded by the coding sequence ATGTCCAAAGGCAATTCCAGGAGCCATTTTAAGAGCCATGCCTCGTCGCGTCTGATCTGGCCAAGCCTTGCCCTTGCCGGCGCACTCGCGCTGTCAGCGCAGCCGGCCGCTGCCGGCGAATGCCCGGCCGGCAAGATCAAGCCCAACGCCCAGCAGATGGTCGATTACAAGCCCGTCGGCGTTACCGACGTCACGCTCGGGGCGATCGACCTCAGCAAGCAGCCCGCCCATATCGAGGGACGCGAGCTGCGCTTCCGCAAGCTGACCATCGAGCCCGGCGGTATCGTGCCCTGGCACAGCCACGATGACCGTCCCGCTTTGATCTTCGTGCAGCAGGGCGAGATCGTCGAATACGCTTCCAATTGCGTCGATCCGATCGTGCACAAGGCCGGCGACATCCGTGCCGAAGTCCACGGCACCGCGCATTGGTGGAAGAACCTCGGCAAGGACACCGTCATTCTCTATGTCGGCGACGTCCGCAGGGATCCCAACGACCACCACATGTAA
- a CDS encoding LysR family transcriptional regulator has protein sequence MEMHQVRYFLAVAQLLNFTRAAEECNVTQPSLTRAIKQLEAELGGDLFRRERPAAQLTELGQRMHPLLKQCFDAAAGARSLASSFKSGEVGALRIALTHSIDLALLIPHLNEIRRQFNRLELHFLRGTSREVGDFLKKGEAELGIAAEIDEAWDRLDAWPLFTESFDLVVGEAHRLAGRSPIELEDLRSEQLLNRTYCEHARRISSSLREHGIEHGHEISSERDLIELIEADIGVAMMPHTSPLPDKLKRAAVAGLDARRTVSLYGVAGRQRTAVANAVMRMLRGADWRGIAG, from the coding sequence ATGGAAATGCACCAGGTCCGCTATTTCCTCGCGGTGGCGCAGTTGCTCAATTTCACGCGCGCGGCCGAGGAGTGCAACGTCACACAGCCGTCGCTGACGCGCGCGATCAAGCAGCTCGAGGCCGAACTCGGCGGCGACCTGTTTCGCCGCGAGCGGCCGGCGGCGCAACTGACCGAGCTCGGCCAGCGCATGCATCCGCTCCTGAAGCAGTGTTTCGACGCTGCCGCCGGCGCGCGCTCGCTCGCCTCCTCGTTCAAAAGCGGTGAGGTCGGCGCACTCCGTATCGCGCTGACGCATTCGATCGATCTGGCATTGCTCATTCCCCATCTCAACGAGATCAGGCGGCAGTTCAATCGGCTCGAATTGCACTTCCTACGCGGGACCAGCCGAGAGGTCGGCGATTTCCTCAAGAAGGGCGAAGCCGAGCTCGGCATCGCCGCCGAGATCGACGAGGCATGGGACCGGCTCGACGCCTGGCCGCTGTTCACCGAGAGCTTCGACCTCGTCGTTGGCGAGGCACATCGGCTGGCCGGCCGCAGCCCGATTGAACTGGAGGATTTGCGCTCGGAGCAATTGCTGAACCGGACTTATTGCGAGCACGCGCGCCGCATCTCATCAAGCCTGCGCGAGCACGGCATCGAGCATGGCCACGAGATCTCGAGCGAGCGCGACCTGATCGAATTGATCGAGGCCGACATCGGCGTCGCCATGATGCCGCACACATCGCCCCTGCCGGACAAGTTGAAGCGTGCCGCCGTCGCCGGCCTCGATGCCCGCCGCACCGTCAGCCTTTACGGGGTGGCCGGCCGCCAACGCACGGCGGTCGCCAACGCCGTGATGCGCATGCTGCGCGGCGCGGACTGGCGCGGGATCGCGGGATAG
- a CDS encoding patatin-like phospholipase family protein has product MNGMQDNTQSKGSDLPGQVVLVLQGGGALGSYQAGVYQALHEAGIEPDWIIGTSIGAINASLIAGNEPGRRLAHLREFWKRMEQTPVWNLRTAFPGFNEKLAYWSTVTNGIAGFFRPNPLAHAGDSYPLGADHAGFYSIAPLEKTLLELVDFGLVNRCSPRLTVGAAHVRSSQMRYFDSRDGELTVKHVLASGALPPAFPAVRIDGELYWDGGILSNTPTEAVFDDNPRKNSLIFAVHLWNPVGAEPTTMAEVLNRHKDVQYSSRIASQIARQQQAHRLRHVINQLAARLSEGERRDPAVRELTSYGCPTRMHVVRLLAPQLDRETHTKDIDFSPSGIMRRWDAGYAHTRSVLERRPWVGEFDPLAGVVLHEHMDVLPIAAE; this is encoded by the coding sequence ATGAACGGCATGCAGGACAATACGCAGAGCAAGGGTTCGGATCTGCCGGGGCAGGTCGTGCTCGTGCTTCAAGGCGGCGGCGCGCTGGGGTCCTACCAGGCTGGCGTGTATCAGGCGCTGCACGAGGCCGGCATCGAGCCGGACTGGATCATCGGCACCTCGATCGGCGCCATCAATGCGAGCCTGATTGCCGGCAATGAGCCCGGCCGGCGGCTGGCGCATCTGAGGGAGTTCTGGAAACGGATGGAGCAGACCCCAGTCTGGAATCTGCGCACCGCGTTTCCCGGCTTCAACGAGAAGCTGGCCTATTGGTCCACCGTCACCAACGGCATTGCCGGCTTCTTCCGGCCCAACCCTCTCGCGCATGCGGGGGATTCCTATCCGCTCGGTGCGGACCATGCCGGTTTCTATTCGATCGCGCCGCTGGAGAAGACGTTGCTCGAGCTGGTCGATTTCGGCCTGGTCAACCGCTGCTCGCCGCGGTTGACGGTCGGCGCGGCCCATGTTCGCAGCAGCCAGATGCGCTATTTCGACAGCCGCGATGGCGAGCTGACCGTGAAGCACGTGCTGGCCTCAGGCGCGTTACCGCCAGCGTTTCCGGCCGTGCGCATCGACGGCGAGCTCTATTGGGACGGCGGCATCCTGTCCAACACGCCGACCGAAGCCGTGTTCGACGACAATCCGCGCAAGAATTCGCTGATCTTCGCCGTGCATCTGTGGAATCCCGTCGGCGCGGAGCCGACGACGATGGCGGAGGTGCTGAACCGGCACAAGGACGTGCAATACTCGAGCCGCATCGCGAGCCAGATTGCCCGCCAGCAGCAGGCCCATCGCCTGCGCCACGTCATCAACCAGCTCGCCGCGCGCCTTTCCGAGGGCGAGCGCCGCGACCCAGCGGTGCGGGAACTGACCAGCTACGGCTGTCCGACCCGGATGCATGTCGTGCGGCTGCTGGCGCCTCAGCTCGACCGTGAGACCCATACCAAGGACATCGATTTCAGCCCCTCCGGCATCATGCGGCGCTGGGACGCCGGCTACGCGCATACGAGGTCCGTGCTCGAACGAAGACCGTGGGTCGGCGAATTCGATCCACTCGCCGGCGTGGTGCTGCACGAGCACATGGACGTGCTGCCGATTGCGGCGGAATAG
- the ccoG gene encoding cytochrome c oxidase accessory protein CcoG, which produces MNKTVNPKDLASDGDGPLYAAQKKVYPQSVSGTFRRIKWGLMAVCLGVYYFLPFVRWNRGLGAPSQAVLIDLPNSRFYFFFIELWPQEVYYFTGLLIAAAVALFLMNSVGGRIWCGYLCPQTVWTDLFYAVERLIEGDRRERMKKDKSSDPLKLERISEIVLKHSIWLMIAWWTGGAWVLYFNDAPTLVKELVTFQGPMIAYIWIGILTATTYLLAGYMREQVCTYMCPWPRIQAALTDEWALNVTYRYDRGEKRTSVKKAAELRALGEQVGDCVDCYQCVAVCPTGIDIRNGPQMECIQCGLCIDACDNVMTKIGRPKRLIGYDNDINIHRRQEGKAPIYRIVRARTVVYSVIIAAVGGFMVYTLATRSLLDVNVLHDRNPVAVKLSDGSIRNAYTVRLLNKSGYDRVIAIDAEGPVNLTMHVVGADSVTPDRPMIVIPRDATSELRLLVTAPAENNSEKSIPVRFHVMDIGLGVAASATDNFVAP; this is translated from the coding sequence ATGAACAAGACCGTGAACCCCAAAGATCTCGCGTCGGATGGCGATGGGCCGCTCTACGCAGCCCAGAAGAAGGTCTATCCCCAGAGCGTCTCCGGCACGTTCCGACGGATCAAATGGGGCCTGATGGCGGTCTGCCTCGGCGTCTATTATTTTCTCCCCTTTGTGCGCTGGAACCGAGGCCTCGGGGCCCCAAGCCAGGCGGTGCTGATCGATCTGCCCAACAGCCGCTTCTATTTCTTCTTCATCGAGCTCTGGCCACAGGAGGTCTACTACTTCACCGGCCTTTTGATCGCGGCGGCCGTGGCGCTGTTCCTGATGAACTCGGTCGGCGGCCGCATCTGGTGCGGCTATCTCTGTCCGCAGACGGTGTGGACCGACCTGTTCTACGCCGTCGAACGTCTGATCGAGGGCGACCGGCGCGAGCGGATGAAGAAGGACAAATCGTCCGACCCGCTGAAGCTCGAGCGCATATCCGAGATCGTGCTCAAGCATTCGATCTGGCTCATGATCGCCTGGTGGACCGGCGGCGCCTGGGTGCTCTACTTCAATGACGCGCCGACCCTGGTGAAGGAGCTCGTCACCTTCCAGGGGCCGATGATCGCCTATATCTGGATCGGCATCCTCACCGCCACGACCTATCTGCTCGCCGGCTATATGCGCGAGCAGGTCTGCACCTATATGTGCCCCTGGCCGCGGATCCAGGCGGCGCTGACCGACGAATGGGCGCTCAACGTCACCTACCGCTACGACCGAGGCGAGAAGCGCACCTCGGTCAAGAAAGCGGCCGAGCTGCGCGCGCTCGGCGAGCAGGTCGGCGATTGCGTCGATTGCTATCAATGCGTCGCGGTCTGCCCGACCGGCATCGACATCCGCAACGGACCGCAGATGGAATGCATCCAGTGCGGGCTCTGCATCGACGCCTGCGACAACGTGATGACCAAGATCGGCCGGCCGAAGCGGCTGATCGGCTACGACAACGACATCAACATCCACCGCCGCCAGGAAGGCAAGGCGCCGATCTACCGCATCGTCCGGGCCCGCACCGTGGTCTACAGCGTGATCATCGCGGCCGTCGGCGGCTTCATGGTCTACACTCTGGCGACGCGCAGCCTGCTCGACGTCAACGTGCTGCACGACCGCAATCCGGTCGCGGTCAAGCTCAGCGACGGCTCGATCCGCAACGCCTACACGGTGCGGCTGCTGAACAAGAGCGGCTACGACCGCGTCATCGCCATCGACGCGGAGGGGCCGGTCAATCTCACGATGCACGTCGTCGGCGCCGATTCGGTGACGCCAGACCGGCCGATGATCGTGATCCCGCGCGACGCCACCAGCGAGCTGCGGCTGCTCGTGACCGCGCCGGCCGAGAACAATTCGGAGAAATCAATTCCGGTCCGCTTCCACGTCATGGACATCGGGCTCGGCGTCGCCGCGAGCGCCACCGACAATTTCGTCGCGCCGTAA
- a CDS encoding FixH family protein yields MSSKPLTGTKVFLMLAAFFGIVIGVNVTMMKLAIATLPGTDVDSPYAAGLTYEHEISAAQDQAARKWKVNAHIERRNDGGAVVQVEARDANGQPISGLKFDGRLERPTDKRADLAVAFTETGIGIYRGDAAAVAPGQWNLVIEGEARGERVFLSRNRVILN; encoded by the coding sequence ATGTCATCCAAGCCGCTGACCGGAACCAAGGTCTTCCTGATGCTGGCCGCATTTTTCGGAATCGTGATCGGCGTCAACGTCACCATGATGAAGCTCGCGATCGCGACGCTGCCGGGGACTGACGTCGACAGTCCTTATGCTGCGGGCCTGACCTATGAGCACGAGATATCGGCGGCACAGGACCAGGCCGCGCGCAAATGGAAGGTCAACGCCCACATCGAACGCCGCAACGACGGCGGCGCTGTGGTCCAGGTCGAAGCGCGCGACGCCAACGGGCAACCGATCTCGGGGCTGAAGTTCGACGGACGCCTGGAGCGGCCGACCGACAAGCGGGCCGATCTTGCGGTCGCGTTCACTGAAACCGGAATTGGGATCTACCGTGGCGACGCCGCAGCTGTCGCGCCCGGCCAATGGAATCTGGTGATCGAGGGCGAGGCGCGCGGCGAGCGCGTGTTCCTGTCGCGTAACCGCGTGATCCTGAACTGA
- a CDS encoding 3-hydroxybutyrate dehydrogenase produces the protein MNIPLKPQTSQPARALAGKVALVTGSTSGIGLGIARALAAAGADIVLNGLGVAAEIGRTREQIGAEFSVKASYSPADMTRPKSIAEMIAATIAQAGRLDILVNNAGIQHVAPLEQFPVEKWDQILAINLTSAFHTTRLALPAMRQNRFGRIINIASAHGLVGSPFKAAYVAAKHGIVGLTKVTALETAEDGITCNAVCPGYVYTPLVEAQIDGQAKAHGISRDQVIRDVLLAQQPNKRFATVEELGALTVFLSTDAAASITGVALPVDGGWTAH, from the coding sequence ATGAACATACCGCTGAAGCCGCAGACATCTCAGCCCGCACGCGCGCTGGCCGGCAAGGTGGCCCTGGTCACGGGCTCGACCAGCGGTATCGGCCTCGGCATTGCGCGCGCGCTGGCGGCGGCCGGCGCCGACATTGTGTTGAACGGCCTTGGCGTTGCCGCCGAAATTGGCCGGACGCGGGAGCAGATCGGCGCCGAGTTCAGCGTCAAGGCGAGCTACTCTCCGGCCGACATGACGAGGCCAAAGTCGATTGCCGAAATGATCGCGGCGACCATCGCCCAGGCCGGCCGGCTCGACATCCTCGTCAACAATGCCGGCATCCAGCATGTCGCGCCGCTCGAGCAGTTTCCGGTCGAGAAATGGGACCAGATCCTCGCCATCAATTTGACCTCGGCCTTCCACACGACGCGGCTGGCGCTGCCGGCGATGCGCCAGAACCGTTTCGGCCGGATCATCAACATCGCCTCCGCGCACGGCCTGGTCGGCTCGCCGTTCAAGGCGGCCTATGTCGCCGCCAAGCACGGCATCGTTGGCCTCACCAAAGTCACGGCGCTGGAGACCGCGGAGGACGGCATCACCTGCAATGCGGTCTGTCCCGGCTACGTCTATACGCCGCTGGTCGAGGCGCAGATCGACGGGCAGGCCAAGGCGCACGGCATTTCGCGCGATCAGGTGATCCGCGACGTGCTGCTCGCGCAGCAGCCGAACAAGCGCTTTGCCACGGTCGAGGAGCTCGGCGCGCTGACGGTGTTCCTGTCGACGGACGCTGCCGCTTCGATCACAGGGGTCGCGCTTCCGGTCGACGGCGGCTGGACCGCACATTGA
- the ccoS gene encoding cbb3-type cytochrome oxidase assembly protein CcoS, with protein sequence MEILVILVPLALMLGGAGLVAFLWSLRSGQYDDLDGAAWRAIADDEPPQEAPVKR encoded by the coding sequence ATGGAGATCCTGGTCATCCTGGTCCCGCTGGCGCTGATGCTCGGAGGCGCCGGTCTCGTCGCCTTTCTCTGGTCGCTCAGAAGCGGCCAGTACGACGATCTCGACGGTGCCGCCTGGCGCGCGATCGCCGACGACGAGCCGCCGCAGGAAGCCCCGGTCAAGCGCTAG
- a CDS encoding cation-translocating P-type ATPase: MQVTRDFSHYVRAAGEGVQHIDLAVEGVHCAGCMAKIERGLSAIPDVTLARVNLTDRRVALEWKAGTLDPGRFIDRLEELGYKAYPFETESAEVAEVAESRFLLRCLGVAAFATMNVMMLSIPVWSGNVSDMLPEQRDFFHWLSALIALPAAAYAGQPFFRSAWRALSAKTTNMDVPISIGVILALGMSVVETIHHAEHAYFDAAIMLLTFLLVGRFLDQNMRRRTRAVAGNLAALKAETAAKFVGPDEISQVPVAAINPGDIVLLRPGERCAVDGTVIEGRSEIDQSLITGETLYVTAEQGTPVYAGSMNISGTLRVRVSAASEATLLAEITRLLDNALQARSRYMRLADRASRLYAPVVHATAFITILGWVIAGASWHDAIVTGVAVLIITCPCALGLAIPTVQTIASGAMFKSGVLLNSGDAIERLAEADHVIFDKTGTLTLPDLEVMNAADIPADIFELAGRLALSSHHPVASAVAQAAGARSPVVGATEEAGQGVRATVDGVELRLGRPSFCGAEALISAVVDPEASIVAFSKGSEKFVLSVRQGLRPDAHAVIAALKARNIGVEILSGDREPAVKAAARALDIPEWRAGVTPADKIARIEELKQRGAKVLMVGDGMNDAPSLAAAHVSMSPISAAHLSQATADLVFLGRPLAPVVAAVDASRKALHLMRQNLWLAIGYNALAVPVAISGVVTPLIAAAAMSGSSILVMLNSLRARSTSREIA; the protein is encoded by the coding sequence ATGCAGGTCACGCGCGATTTCTCGCATTACGTCCGGGCCGCGGGCGAGGGCGTCCAGCACATCGATCTCGCGGTCGAAGGCGTTCATTGCGCCGGCTGCATGGCCAAGATCGAGCGCGGCCTGTCCGCCATCCCCGACGTCACGCTGGCGCGCGTCAACCTCACCGACCGCCGGGTCGCGCTGGAATGGAAGGCCGGCACGCTCGATCCCGGCCGATTCATCGATCGGCTCGAGGAGCTCGGCTACAAGGCCTATCCGTTCGAGACCGAGAGCGCGGAAGTGGCGGAAGTCGCCGAATCGCGTTTCCTGCTGCGCTGCCTCGGTGTGGCCGCGTTCGCGACCATGAACGTGATGATGCTGTCGATCCCGGTGTGGTCGGGCAACGTCTCGGACATGCTGCCGGAGCAGCGCGACTTCTTCCACTGGTTGTCGGCGTTGATCGCGTTGCCGGCGGCAGCCTATGCCGGCCAGCCGTTCTTTCGTTCGGCGTGGCGCGCGTTGTCGGCAAAGACCACCAACATGGACGTTCCGATCTCGATCGGCGTGATCCTGGCGCTCGGCATGTCCGTGGTCGAGACCATCCACCACGCCGAGCACGCCTATTTCGACGCGGCGATCATGCTGCTGACCTTCCTGCTGGTCGGTCGCTTCCTCGACCAGAACATGCGACGGCGGACCCGCGCGGTTGCCGGCAATCTCGCGGCGCTGAAGGCCGAGACGGCCGCGAAGTTCGTCGGCCCTGATGAAATCTCGCAGGTGCCGGTAGCCGCGATCAATCCCGGCGACATCGTGCTGTTGCGGCCCGGCGAGCGCTGCGCGGTCGACGGCACCGTGATCGAGGGCCGTTCGGAGATCGACCAGAGCCTGATCACCGGCGAGACGCTCTATGTCACGGCCGAGCAGGGCACGCCGGTCTATGCGGGCTCCATGAACATCTCCGGCACGCTGCGGGTGCGGGTCTCGGCCGCGTCCGAGGCGACGTTGCTCGCCGAGATCACGCGGCTGCTCGACAACGCGCTGCAGGCGCGCTCGCGCTACATGCGCCTCGCCGACCGCGCCTCGCGGCTGTATGCGCCGGTGGTGCATGCGACCGCGTTCATCACCATCCTCGGCTGGGTCATCGCCGGCGCATCCTGGCATGATGCGATCGTGACCGGCGTCGCCGTGCTGATCATCACCTGTCCCTGCGCGCTGGGCCTTGCCATCCCCACCGTGCAGACCATCGCCTCCGGCGCGATGTTCAAGTCCGGGGTGCTGCTGAATTCCGGCGACGCGATCGAGCGGCTGGCCGAGGCCGACCATGTCATTTTCGACAAGACCGGCACGCTGACGCTGCCCGATCTCGAAGTGATGAATGCCGCCGACATCCCCGCCGACATCTTCGAACTCGCCGGCCGGCTCGCGCTGTCGAGCCATCATCCGGTCGCTTCCGCCGTCGCGCAGGCGGCCGGCGCCAGATCGCCTGTCGTCGGCGCGACCGAAGAAGCCGGGCAGGGCGTCCGTGCGACCGTGGACGGCGTCGAGCTTCGCCTTGGCCGCCCCTCCTTCTGCGGCGCGGAGGCGCTGATCAGCGCAGTTGTCGATCCCGAAGCTTCCATCGTCGCTTTCAGCAAGGGCAGCGAGAAGTTCGTGCTCTCGGTGCGCCAGGGCCTGCGTCCGGACGCTCACGCCGTGATCGCGGCGCTGAAGGCCCGCAACATCGGCGTCGAGATTCTCTCCGGCGACCGCGAGCCGGCCGTGAAGGCGGCCGCCCGGGCGCTTGATATCCCCGAATGGCGCGCCGGCGTCACGCCGGCCGACAAGATCGCACGGATCGAGGAACTGAAGCAGCGCGGCGCCAAGGTGCTGATGGTCGGCGACGGCATGAACGATGCGCCGTCGCTCGCGGCGGCCCATGTCTCGATGTCGCCGATCTCGGCGGCGCATCTCAGCCAGGCCACCGCCGATTTGGTCTTCCTCGGCCGCCCGCTGGCTCCGGTGGTCGCGGCCGTCGACGCCTCGCGCAAGGCGCTGCATTTGATGCGGCAGAACCTCTGGCTTGCGATCGGCTACAACGCGCTGGCGGTGCCGGTTGCGATCAGCGGCGTCGTGACGCCCCTGATCGCGGCTGCGGCCATGAGCGGATCGTCGATCCTGGTCATGCTGAATTCGCTGCGGGCGCGCAGCACCTCGCGGGAGATCGCGTGA
- a CDS encoding peroxiredoxin-like family protein, whose amino-acid sequence MTALSPADAEQLRLAFQRCRDMDGTLNEQLRAYADASRAVFPAYGEAVDRLVARLGGNGGGESAPRPGDAMPPFMLPDEAGRLVTLPSLLERGPLAVMFFRGHWCPYCRLNVRAVVQALDRIKAMGAQVVAVMPETQEYTGQLKAESGAPFPILTDLDNGYALSLNLAIWLGEEIQSLLSYQDMAKFHGNDGWVLPIPAVFVVGRDGIVTARFVDPDFRKRMDIDDLLAALESSCREN is encoded by the coding sequence ATGACAGCTCTCTCGCCTGCCGACGCCGAACAGCTCAGGCTTGCCTTCCAGCGTTGCCGCGACATGGACGGCACGCTGAACGAGCAGCTCCGCGCCTATGCGGATGCCAGCCGTGCCGTTTTTCCGGCCTATGGTGAGGCCGTCGATCGCCTGGTGGCGAGATTGGGCGGGAACGGCGGTGGCGAGTCCGCGCCGCGCCCGGGCGATGCGATGCCGCCGTTCATGCTGCCGGACGAGGCCGGGCGCCTCGTCACGCTGCCGTCGTTGTTGGAGCGCGGTCCGCTCGCCGTGATGTTCTTCCGTGGCCATTGGTGTCCCTATTGCCGGCTCAACGTCCGCGCCGTGGTCCAGGCGCTCGATCGCATCAAGGCCATGGGGGCGCAGGTCGTGGCAGTGATGCCGGAGACGCAGGAATATACCGGTCAACTCAAAGCCGAGTCCGGTGCGCCGTTTCCGATTCTGACCGATCTCGACAACGGCTATGCGCTGTCGCTCAATCTCGCGATCTGGCTCGGCGAAGAGATCCAGAGCCTGCTGTCCTATCAGGACATGGCGAAATTCCACGGCAATGACGGCTGGGTGCTGCCGATCCCGGCCGTATTCGTGGTTGGTCGCGACGGCATCGTGACAGCTCGCTTCGTCGATCCCGATTTCCGCAAGCGCATGGATATCGATGACCTGCTCGCGGCGCTGGAGAGTTCGTGCAGAGAGAACTGA
- a CDS encoding MFS transporter, translated as MTDLSVPTTGAATTMGAHSPGLALRSLVIGLTAFLTVVDLFATQAILPALTRHYGVTPAAMGFAVNASTFGMATASLVVGFFSPHINRRFGILVSLALLAIPTSLLASAPNLTVFMALRVAQGLCMASAFALTLAYLGEQCSAMDAGGAFAAYITGNVASNLVGRLISAAVADGLGLAWNFYLFAALNLTGAVLVYFSIRRVQPMHAMMPAVSPFAAAIAHWRNPRLRAAFGIGFCILFAFIGTFTFVNFVLVRTPLSLGMMDVGLVYFVFLPSVVTTLLAGRVASWLGTRPTIWGALAIAGLGLPLMLMPHLSEVLIGMVLVGVGTFFAQAAATGFVGQAAADNRGIASGTYLACYFSGGLVGTAVLGRLFDAFGWHACVFGVGVALAAAAMLTFALRR; from the coding sequence ATGACCGATCTTTCTGTGCCGACAACAGGGGCCGCGACGACGATGGGGGCGCACTCGCCGGGCCTGGCGCTGCGCTCGCTCGTGATCGGGCTCACCGCATTCCTGACCGTCGTCGATCTCTTCGCGACGCAGGCGATCCTGCCCGCGCTGACGCGGCACTACGGCGTGACGCCGGCGGCGATGGGCTTTGCCGTCAACGCCAGCACCTTCGGGATGGCCACAGCCAGCCTCGTCGTCGGCTTTTTCAGCCCGCACATCAACCGGCGCTTCGGCATCCTGGTCAGCCTGGCGCTGCTGGCGATTCCGACCAGCCTGCTCGCCTCGGCGCCAAATCTCACCGTCTTCATGGCATTGCGGGTTGCGCAGGGCCTGTGCATGGCGTCCGCCTTCGCGCTCACCCTCGCCTATCTCGGCGAGCAGTGCAGCGCCATGGATGCAGGCGGCGCCTTTGCCGCCTACATCACCGGCAATGTCGCGAGCAATCTCGTGGGACGGCTGATCTCCGCTGCCGTCGCCGACGGACTCGGCCTCGCCTGGAATTTCTATCTGTTCGCAGCGCTCAATCTGACTGGTGCGGTGCTGGTCTATTTCAGCATCCGGCGCGTGCAGCCGATGCACGCGATGATGCCGGCCGTTTCGCCGTTTGCCGCCGCGATCGCGCATTGGCGCAATCCGCGGCTGCGTGCAGCGTTCGGCATCGGCTTCTGCATCCTGTTCGCCTTCATCGGCACCTTCACTTTCGTCAATTTCGTCTTGGTCCGGACACCGTTGTCGCTCGGCATGATGGATGTGGGTCTCGTCTATTTCGTCTTTCTGCCGTCGGTCGTCACGACGCTTCTGGCCGGACGGGTGGCATCATGGCTTGGAACGCGTCCGACGATTTGGGGCGCGCTCGCGATTGCGGGGCTTGGCCTGCCCTTGATGCTGATGCCGCATCTGAGCGAAGTGCTCATCGGCATGGTTCTCGTCGGTGTCGGCACATTCTTCGCGCAGGCCGCGGCGACGGGCTTCGTCGGACAGGCGGCGGCCGACAACCGCGGCATCGCCAGCGGGACCTATCTTGCGTGCTATTTCAGCGGAGGGCTGGTCGGCACCGCCGTGCTCGGGCGCCTGTTCGACGCTTTCGGATGGCACGCGTGCGTGTTCGGCGTGGGCGTGGCCCTTGCGGCCGCAGCCATGCTCACCTTCGCCCTGAGGCGCTAG